In the Triticum aestivum cultivar Chinese Spring chromosome 2B, IWGSC CS RefSeq v2.1, whole genome shotgun sequence genome, ATGAAGCAGCTGCCCGCCGACGACCCCCGCAGCTTCGAGCAGCAGTGGCGCGTGCACTGCGCCTACTGCGACGGCGCGTACGACCAGGTCGGCTTCCCGGACCTGGAGATCCAGGTGCACAACTGCTGGCTCTTCTTCCCATGGCACAGGTACGTAACGTACACAACATAAATACGTGTTGTttatacacatgcatgcatgtccaTTTTTGTCAGGTCGTCGGGTGTACAGTCAGTATGACTGCATGAGTACGTGTCGGTAGCGGCCTGCACCTTTCGTACAGTGCGCCAGCTCAACGTGCCGTCAACTTGTCGGTAGCGGTCTGACTTCTTTGGTGCTGCGTACGTGCAGGTTCTACCTCTACTTCCACGAGAGGATCCTCGGCAAGCTCATCGGCGACGACACCTTCGCGCTGCCCTTCTGGAACTGGGACGCGCCGGCCGGCATGACGCTGCCGGCGATCTACGCCAACAGGTCGTCGCCGCTCTACAATGAGAGGCGCGACCCCGCCCACCAGCCGCCGTTCCCGGTCGACCTCGACTACAACGAGATAGATGTCATCATCCCAACAGACGAGCAGATCGACCAGAACCTCAACATCATGTACCGCCAGGCCAGTACAACTAAAACTAATACACAATATTTGCAGACGCAGTACCAAAATCTCTTGAAGTTATCACGTTAATATATCAATCTGCGTGCGTCGTTCAGATGGTGTCGAGTGCCAAGAAGACTCGGCTGTTCATGGGGCAGCCATACCGCGCCGGCGACCAGCCGGACCCGGGAGCGGGCTCCCTGGAGAACCTGCCGCACAACACGGTGCACATCTGGACGGGCGACCCGGCGCAGCCCAACAGCGAGGACATGGGCAACTTCTACTCGGCGGCGCGCGACCCCATCTTCTTCGCGCACCACGGCAACATCGACCGCCTCTGGCACGTCTGGCGCGGCCTCCGCCGGGGCAACGCCAACTTCACCGACGCCGACTGGCTTGACACCGCCTTCCTCTTCTACGACGAGGAGGCCCGCCCCGTGCGCGTCCGCGTCCGCGACTGCCTCGACCCGGCCGCCATGGGGTACTCCTACCAGGACGTCGGCCTGCCGTGGCTGAAGGCCAAACCGGGCAAGAGATCCCGCAGGACGCCGGCGCCCGCGGCGGGCGCGCTCCCGGCGACGCTGAGGGAGACCGTGCGGGTGACGGTGACAAGGCCCCAGGTGTCGAGGAGCgacaaggagaaggaggaggcggaggaggtgctGATCATCGAGGGGATCCAGGTCGCCGACCACTTCAAGTTCGTCAAGTTCGACGTGCTGGTGAACGCGCCCGAGAGCGGAGGCGATGCCGCGTCGGGGTACTGCGCCGGCAGCGTCGCGATGACGCCGCACATGGTCCGGACGAACAAGAAGAAGGGCTCCATGAAGACGGTGGCGAGGTTCGGCGTCTGCGACCTGATGGACAACATCGGGGCagacggcgacaagacggtcgTCGTGTCACTCGTGCCAAGGTGCGGCGGCGAGCTGGTCACCGTCGGCGGCGTCAGCATCGGCTATACCAAGTGAAGCATCGCCACCGTATATACCGTGTGGTGTATAGCTTGACAAGCTGCTCATGAGCGATCGTTGCGTGCTTTACTGCATCTACTGTGCTTATACCAAGTGAAGCACCGTATGTACGTGCGTATGTCGTATCCAAATAAAAACAATTGTAATGGTGCACTCCCATTGTCCTATAACTCATCACTTTCTTTCCGCAAAAAATAACACTAATCActttagctatatatatatatatatatatatatatatatatatatatatatatatatatatatatatatatatatacacgtatAGGTAAGTCGACTGAAAATTAATTTCGGATCAGTCAATTTTTAGGCCGTTGATTTCTGCTTTGAAATTTGTGATCATTTTTTCTTGTCAAGTCTGTATATTGTTTGAGCGACGCTACACCTTCACAGCCGTTTGATCTGGCGCATCCATCGACCCGACTCTTTCCTCATAATTGCAACAAAGACAGTGTTGCGGAACCGTTTGCACATATCTCTTGTTGCGGAAACTTTTGCAATAGAGATTTTGTTGTAATTTTTTTTCGCACTAACTTTTTTGAAACACGTGTGTCGTTGCGGACGGACTTCTGCAACACAGATGATGCTGCAGAATTTTTTTCTCACCTTAATGTTTTTGTAACATGGGCGTTGTTGCGGGATGACTTCTGCAACCCAGATGATGTTGCAGAAAAATGGCAGAGGCACGCGTCCAGTGATGTAGGTCCTGGGCGGTTGATAGAGTTGCATGTCGTCCGATTAAACTTGTACCTAACGGCTGCACACGTGGTGCAACTATAGTCCTGATCAGTCGGATGATTCTAATCGTTTTACTCTTGCAACAATTTCTGCAACAAGGGTACAAAAACCTTGTTGCAAAACCTTTTTTTCTCTAATCTCCTGCAGCAAGACCCATGCCGCACAACCTCTTGTTCCCtatttttctgcaacaagacccttgttgcaaAAATTGCAACATCTCCGCCACGCCTAATTTTCCGCAATAAGGCGCATGTTGCAAAAATTGCAACACATCTCCAGCTGCGTCGCGCACTCGTGCAGTCATCGTTCGTTGCCACCgttctgcaacaacaacaacaacaacaacaacaacaacaacaacaacaacaacaacaacaacaacaacaacaacaacaacaacaacaacaacaacaacgatgtTGTTGCAAGAAAAGATGAGGGAGAGAGACGTGCATGGTCAAGCAGGACACGTGTCAAGGAAGGGAGGCGACAGACGCCCGGTGCTACATCTGCCGACTGATTAGAATCATTTCCCATATTGTTTTGGGCTTTTCCTTTCCGATTACCCGCATATTTGAGTCAGTCGATTCCTAATGGGTTGAAGCTCATTACCTGTGTGACCCAGCCTtcctttttctcccattttttgttttttctaatgtTATGTGTATTTGCTTTTGTCTTTTACTTTTTTACTAGTCACTTGCATTTTTTATTTtctaggtattttaggatgttggATGAGTCTAAATGTATATACACAAATACTATACAATATGTGGCAAAATTGCATTATTATATGTTTATTTTTTGCCTATTACAAATAGTGCAATTTCAGTTCAAAGGTTGTGTGAAGGAATTTtacttcttttttttatttctttcttcataGTAGAGGGCAATACCAACActactaattcattctttcttatgAAATttcactattttaatttttttagttttatttattaTCATTGACCTTTAAGGGTAATGCCACTAATTCAGTCGCTCTTAGGAAACTTCTATTTTTGTGAAACTTTCACTTTTATGtgcttgtttgttgcattttttttgaaacggaatTTTCATGTATAATGTGTACAATTATCATCATTGTTTGTTTTGTGTTTATTAATTTTTGTCTCTTTAAATGAAAATACCAATACCACCAATTCATTCTTCCTTACAAAACCTCATTATTTTGATGTTTTTTTAGTCTTTGTTTAATCTTTTTTGAAGGGTAATACCAAAGCCATTAATTCATTCACTCATTCAAAGGAAAATTAATTAGTTTCATTGTGtttcattttatattttattttctttcttattAACAGTAATACCAACGACACTCATTCATTCCTTCTTAGGATTTTCCCCCCAAACatttcactattatatgcttattcttgtaTATCATAAACAATTGTAAATTGtgtgcaattttttattttttgttttttattttctttcttcttaaaggttatacaaatgccactaattcattttttcTTAGAAAAATTCATTTCAATTTTCTAGTTTTATTTCATCTTTACCCTTTTTAGCGTAATATAAATGCCTATTGTTCATTCTTTTTAGAAAACTTCATTACAAAGGGTTATACATAAAAACttcattgttttcttctttaaTGGTAatgccaatgccactaattcattccttatTAGAAAACTACCTTTTTATGAAAATTTCACCTTTATATCCTTATGCTTGTACAATATATTTTAGAAAAGTGACATTTTTATGTATATATTGTGTGTAAATTTTGCCATTGTTTTCTTTAGAttactttttcattttctttcttctcaaATGGTAAGCAAAATATCACTAATTCATTATTTCTTAGGAAACTTCATTACTTTGAGTTTGTTTTAGTATTATTTCATCTTCTTTCTTTTTGAAGGGTAATACCAAAGCCATAGATTAACTGTTTCTAAGAAAAATTAAATATTTTGATTGTttcagttttattttattttctttcttattTAAGGGTAATACCCATCTCACTAATTCATATCATGTTAGGAAAGTTCCTTTTTATGAAAatttcactattatatgcttattcttgcattaTATTAAAAAAAATTTGTGTGCAATTTTTTACTAAAGGGTTATacaaatgccactaattcattcttttttAAAACCTCAttattttgtatttttagttttacTTCATCTTAGTTCTTTTCAGGGTAACATCGATGCCATTTCCTTCATTTTTATAAaactttattattttgatttttATTAAGTATTATTTTATTCCATTTTCTTCGTTAATGGTAATAACAATGCCACTAGGTCCTGATGTTTTAGGAAACTTCATTTTTGCAAAAATCActtttatatgcttattcttgtaCATTATATTTTAGAAAAGCCACATTTTGAGTATATTGTGTGTAAATTTGTTCATTGCTTgtttagttttttatttattttctttcttcataGTGGGTAAGATCAATGACGCTAATTCATCTTCCTTTGAAattactattttattattttttagTTTATATTCCATTGTTCATCTTTTTGAAGGGTGATATCAATACAACTAATTTATGCTTCATTAGAAAACTTTACTATTTTGAATTTATTTTACTTTCTAGGTAGTACCAATGTGATTAATTCATTACCGCTTTGAAAAAATCTTTTTGTAAAAATTCCTCTATTGCATGCATATTTTAAAATGGCGCAATTTATGTGTAAATTATGGGCAAGttttgcaatttttatttttccttgttcttaagggtaataccaatgctgaTAATTCATTCTTTCATAGaaaactttattttttatttttgtttattttattCTTTAAGGTGAAACCAACACAAGTATTAGATTTCTAATCTAATAGTGCAATTTTCTTCATCTCTAGTCTAATGTTTGGGCGAAACTTTTTTTTTCTGTTCTTGTCAGTAGCAGCTTAAAGGTGAAGAATGTTTGGTCGGTGCCTTTACCAGTCGATCGGTTCCCAATTCGGGTCCAAATTTCTCTGGCTCCTGTAAGAATATTTTGAATATTCAGAATGGCAAGTGTAATTCATCAGAATCATTCTAATATTAGTTTGTCCATTGTGATGATTGGTAGACATAAATGAGTGAGAAATATGGGTTTAAATACCCTCTTCTCTCCCTtcaaaataatatatttttatgtatatgtgtatgtatatatgtattgTATGCATGTATATAAAATAAATATACATGTGTGAGATTGCACATATAATCACTAACTGTTGCATGCAAAACTGTGTGGGAGTGCTATTTGGCCACCTACAAAGGGAAAAGGATTTGTGGCTCTCGGGTGACGACACTCACCCCTATATGAATATAGCATCAAAAAACATattagaaaattttgaaaaaaaacccTGAAATTTTGGGATATGAAACATGGGTGCCCGTTGTACACACATGTTCAGTTAACATTTTGGAGCTCTGATTTTGTTTTTTAACCAAGCCTTGCACTGATGTGATTCGTGATGAAAATTTGCATGCACTTCAAACATTTCTTAAAGTTTGCCACAAAAAATATCagaatttttaatttttttcttctatttttttcattttactgtTCATGTAGGAGCGTTTGAGCTCGAGATTAGAAACTCCACGTCCCTAATACATGACGTACTACATGCATACATACAATGACTAGGCCATGTGCAATTATTCACGCTACTGGCCGGATGCCAAAGGAGCCAGCACCTGGTGCGTGGTCTTGCAATGTTTTGGTCCGATCGGAACAGTTGGGTCCGCCAAGCACACACAAGGGTGGCGATCGATCAAGTTGGGCTAGATAGCAAAGTCCATCATGACAAGACATTTGGACTTGCTCAAAATTTTAGTTTCACTCCCTCCGTCCACCGCATTAAATAAGTTAGGATTTTTTTATTAAGTTTAATCCAGGTTAGCATCATCACAAGATTACTAACATGGGAGATGATATACGATACATTAGGAACACCTCGCACATACATACGcatctctactactattaaacaagcaaacatattcttCGCTAAACGCACTCGGAAACACGTACACAGAGCAACCAGGATAAAAAACCACCTCACGATCCGACCCACCTAATTAGATCTAACCGTCGATATAAAAATTAACTCCCATCTGTGTACGTGTAGCACTTTACAAAAGCGAACGAAACTCTGCCATCGAGCGAGCGGACGAAACGTTCCACTGCGCGACAAAAACAAATTGATCCGCGTGATTAATGGCTTGCATGCAACGGCATGGCCCACGTTCAGCAATATTGCGTTCACATGCATTGGTTTGGCCTGCGGCAGCGCATCTTCAGGATagaaggagaggaggagaggggaggggaacGAGAGGCCTGGCGGCGGCTGAGGAGGTGCTCGCCGGCGAGCGTGCTCCGGCGGCCGCCTGACGCGCGGGGTTGGATCCGGAGCGGCGAGTGGCCGATTCACCTCCTCGCGAGCCCATTGCCCTTCAAAGGTTCAAGATATGGTGCCGAGGACGAGCGGCCGATCCAGAAAACCAACCCCGATGGATTGATTCTTGATGAAGATACGCGCATACACAAGAAGCACACACCCAGGCAGCTGGATGGATTTTTCTTTGATGAGCGCACACACATGGAAACTGTGAGCTGCCGGTGAAACAGCTTTGGCCTCACCACCATGGACGGAATCACGGAAAGGCCAGCTTCATCCGAACCGACCGCAAGGACCATGCTCAGGTACACGCATATATATACCAAGATTGATATTGACCGATGCTTGTGGTTGCAATTTCATGTCCGTCGGCGATGTATAGATGCTCATGATGAGCTAAGGGATAATAACTGGGAACGTTCCACCGCTCAATTCTTACTGGATGAATCCTTGTAAGTAATCTATTTTCCCTACCCCTCTTATATCTACACGAAATTCAAGTGTGGTACACATGTGAGTATGATCTGCTTCCCTCTGTTGTACACATGTGCTTATTTATTATTGCTGATTAAGAATCAAGAGCCACTACACTCTTGAATATTCAGACTCTGTTATTTGGTTCAGGTTAAGCTTGATAAATGCAATTTACTTTTTCGTTCCATCTGACAATTTAGTTGTATTATTGATTTTGGCAATTTTCAGGAATTTTGAGGCGTCTTTGGATTTTAGCTTCCTCAATCATTCTGAATTATTTAATGTTAGTATGAGGTACATGCATGTGTTCCCAAGATTAAACCCGAGAAATGTGTAGTTGACCACTTGGTATGTTTGATTTCTTTAGTATATGCAGCGAAAACCACCATTGGTCATGATCTATTCTAGAGATAGATTATTAGCAGTGCAACATCCCTGTCGGTTCAATCAAATAGTTCAGCCTGGTCGGTTCTTACTAATATTTAAGCCAGCTTCAGTTTTTAGCCTGCTCGGTCATTCTGGATTATTTAGTTTCAGTTTTGGGTGCATGTCTTTCATAGAACAACAAACTGATTTTAGGTGCTAAAATAAACAGTAAACGCTACTTCATCATGTCGACTATTTGTAGAAAGACCATCCCTGTGGAGGAGATCGCGACTATCGATGTGAAGCCGGGGTGGAAGAAGGGCACGAAGAAGATCTTCCTATAAGGAAGGATCCCATTTTTCCGTTGCAGTTATGTGTTTCAAAAGGTTATTCGGATGTAATTTTTATATTAACACTATAGTACTCCACTATAGTCTATGAAGTTATATTTACAGTTTTTTCATTTTTCTCATAAGACGAGGCACCattttattttaaaatatttttctgAAGTAAAATTTGCGAATAAATTGCATGATGTTTCATGTGTGTGAAACTGTGAATTGCACTTTAGCTAAAAAATTTGAGATAACAAGGTGCGGAGGATATGAATGGTTGTGACTTGTGGTGTTGCCCGGGGAGGCGACGGCGGTGGGGAGCAGCGACACATCGGCGGACAGCAACAAATGTGTAGCGCGCAGCGGCAGCGGCTGCACGTCCACGACGGACGAGCAACAACGCCAAGCAGGTGCAGGTGGGGGTAAGAATAAGTATAACTTGTCATGTTTAACTCATGGCTATCAAAGAGTAAGGATCAGTTGACACTCACTACAGGAAGAATACATGGCCAACAAATAGTAAGGATCACTTGACACTCCCTACAGGAAGAATACTGCTGTGAGGATTATATACATATATGTTCCACTTAGTTTCTCAGTTAGTATTAATTTTCTATCACTTCCCTTTTTTCTTGTAGGCAAGTTTTGAAACTAGACTTTGATGAGAAGTTCATCCGTATATGGGAATTTTACCTTATATGTCCTGCCTCTGGTTTCACGTCATGACCAGTTAGAAAGTACCAGGTACGGATGTATATATGTGTGTGCTCTTTGTATAGGTTTAGCTGCATTATTCCTAGACTAATGGAagtcatatactccctctgttcttcAAAAAACATCTTCCTGGAAATTGTTTTGTGGTTTCCAGTGCAGACTAAAATTTGAGTTGATATGACTTTCTGCAATTATGTTAATCTCAGCCATAAGACTGAGAGAGATCAGTAGACATCAGAACTTTGAGTAAAAAGTAGTAAATTATAACCTATCTGAACTGTAGAAAGCAAGTTTTCATCGTTTGAGATTGTAAATAACCTAGGATAGAGACTTGACAGGCCACATAATTATTTTACTCTGACATACCGAACCATGAAAAACATTGCCGAGCTTCAACATTTCGGTAAAAGATAACATGAAAAATCGACTACAACTAACCAGATTGTTAAATCCTGATGTGTTTTATGCTGAACTCAAGAAGTGTGAATAAGCAAGAAAGCTTCTGAAGAGATTAGTGCATCATCTCTTACGTAACTGTTACTGCAATTGACTCCTTTCCAAGCACTACTGGTAAGATCTTTCAATAGGTCTTAGAGACATCTCTCTTCTTAAATTTACCGAGATTTTATGTAGTTGCTTTTCCACAAATAAGGTTCATCATGCTCGCTGTTGTATTGTGCAGAAAGGCTGCATTCTATTAATTTCGCATAGTCATTATATTGTGTCATCCTAAAGTTTGAATTCGGAATTTTATACCTGCAAAATTTTACTTCGACTGAGACGTGCGTTGCATGTGCACGCTTACTAGTATGGACCAAAGGCACATGTCAACAGCAAAAGGTTCGGGACATACAAGCTACGAAGCACTGATACGGCAGAAATCTCTGTATCGCCGTCCCGTACGCCACCGATACCCCGATACGCCAGATACGGCTTAGATACGGGTATCCTAGAAGTATCCCTTTTTTgatttaaaaagaaaagaaaaaaatgccgATACGGCTGTGAAACGCGCGAGACACGGCTGGGACACGCCGAGGCAGCCCCGAGCGAGCCCAATAGCCCACGATGGGTCGACTAAACCTAGTTCTCTCGCACCCTGTCGTCACCACTCACCAGGAAGGGATCGAGggcgccaccgccgctgccgccacaaCCATCAGtggctcgccggcgccgccgccgccgccgcctggagtggctcgccgccgccgccaccccaacTTCCTGGAATCGCATCTCTGACTCTCTTCTGCTCTTCTCCGCCGGCGACACAAGGTAAACACCCGAGCCCAGATGTTGTACTGATGTATGGTTGATCCATTGATGTATGCTTGGGGCTCGTCTACTGCTGGCTTTATGTATCGTTGATCCGTTTATGTAGGCAGTAATAGCACTCTCATAGTCATAGCTCATAGGTGTATACTCTAGTAATAGTTCGATCTGTTCCTGCTAGCTAATGTTGGTTGGATAAAAGTGCTAGTTGATGTTGCTGGCTTGCTGGTTGTTGATGTTTGTGGGGTAAAATTACTTGCTGATATTGCTCTTGCCTCCCATTGCTAGGGAAGAAGATACAAGTATACACCATGTCATCTGCGGGGAGTAGCCATTGAGAACTTTTGCATTATTTGTCTATGGCCATTGAGAATTTAGAATTGAAACTTGTTGGAGGCTGAGAACAAGGAAGTTTATATTCATTTCATCATTTGGTATGCTACTGCTACAAGCCAACTTGTTTACAACCTTTTCAATTTTCATGATTGTCTGTTTCATATTATCAAATGTATTTTCTATTTTGCATACACCATGAGAAATTGAGGAGTGGAGGGCCTGGATGATCATTCAAAAGTGAAAAGAAAGAAGGCATGGAAGCAATCAGGCAATCAGTGAGGCGGTATTTTGATCTCATCTCACATATTCTATTATGTTGGTTTTATTACATGTCATTTTATTATTATCTATATATGCTTGCCGTATCGCCGTATTGCTGTTTCTAGAAATTGCCGTATCCTGTATCGCCGTACCCATATCACCGTATCGGTGTCGCCGTATCGGTGCTACGTAGCATACAAGGACAATGGAAACTCTGTCTCACATACGCATATGGACCAAATGAAAACGGTAGTATTTGAATTTTCAATTCTTCTCTATTTCACACTCTTTGTCAAGTCTCAACTAGA is a window encoding:
- the LOC123042123 gene encoding polyphenol oxidase, chloroplastic, which produces MEISTSVPRCTATPGARMPCSLQAVVPTKARQPRHLSCKATGGRVDRRDVLLGIGSAAATGLGRQRGRGAIAAPIQAPDLGNCNPPDLPNTAPDTNCCPTSGTGIIDFVLPPASSAPLRVRPAAHLADAEYLAKYERAVALMKQLPADDPRSFEQQWRVHCAYCDGAYDQVGFPDLEIQVHNCWLFFPWHRFYLYFHERILGKLIGDDTFALPFWNWDAPAGMTLPAIYANRSSPLYNERRDPAHQPPFPVDLDYNEIDVIIPTDEQIDQNLNIMYRQMVSSAKKTRLFMGQPYRAGDQPDPGAGSLENLPHNTVHIWTGDPAQPNSEDMGNFYSAARDPIFFAHHGNIDRLWHVWRGLRRGNANFTDADWLDTAFLFYDEEARPVRVRVRDCLDPAAMGYSYQDVGLPWLKAKPGKRSRRTPAPAAGALPATLRETVRVTVTRPQVSRSDKEKEEAEEVLIIEGIQVADHFKFVKFDVLVNAPESGGDAASGYCAGSVAMTPHMVRTNKKKGSMKTVARFGVCDLMDNIGADGDKTVVVSLVPRCGGELVTVGGVSIGYTK